A part of Streptomyces sp. NBC_01497 genomic DNA contains:
- the glgX gene encoding glycogen debranching protein GlgX: MQTWPGQPYPLGATYDGSGTNFAIYSEAAEKVELVILDEGRTEETVVLNEVDRFIWHAYVPGVRPGQRYGYRVHGPYAPDRGLRCNPAKLLLDPYAKAVDGQIDGDESLFSHRFGRPQDFNADDSRDHTMVGVVVDPFFDWGDDRPPRRPYHETVIYEAHVRGLTATHPDVPRELRGTYAGIAHPAVIQHLSDLGVTALELMPVHQYAQDGVLREHGLSNYWGYNTIGFFAPHSAYATGSHPGSQVQEFKSMVKALHQAGIEVILDVVYNHTAEGNEQGPTLSFKGIDNNAYYRLVDGDPAHYYDTTGTGNSLSVKHPAVLQLIMDSLRYWVTEMHVDGFRFDLAASLARQFHEVDRLSAFFDLVQQDPVVSQVKLIAEPWDLGDGGYQVGNFPPLWTEWNGKYRDAVRDFWRGAESSMPELASRFAGSSDLYQHEGRRPLASINFVTAHDGFTLRDLVSYNEKHNEANAEDGRDGESTNRSWNCGAEGDTDDPRILDLRARQQRNLLATLLLSQGVPMIAHGDELGRTQKGNNNVYCQDNELAWINWDLREENAELFDFTRRLIELRHAHPVLRRRRFFSGRSHDDLPDIAWLCPDGRAMCDEDWARDDAHALGVFLNGAAISEPGPQGEHVTDDSFLVLLNSHHEPVRFRMPEAGYGAGWRAVVDTAAAESEEVDLLAGSEVEVESRSLLVLIRTQEPTRAGTEGS, encoded by the coding sequence ATGCAGACCTGGCCGGGACAGCCCTACCCGCTCGGAGCCACGTACGACGGCTCCGGGACCAACTTCGCCATCTACTCCGAGGCGGCCGAGAAGGTGGAACTCGTCATCCTGGACGAGGGCCGCACCGAAGAAACCGTCGTGCTCAATGAGGTGGACCGTTTCATATGGCATGCCTACGTACCCGGCGTGCGGCCGGGGCAACGCTACGGCTACCGCGTGCATGGCCCTTACGCTCCCGACCGGGGGCTGCGCTGCAATCCCGCGAAACTACTCCTGGACCCCTACGCCAAGGCCGTCGACGGACAGATCGACGGAGACGAATCACTGTTCAGCCACCGTTTCGGGCGGCCGCAAGACTTCAACGCCGACGACAGCCGGGACCATACGATGGTCGGGGTGGTCGTGGATCCGTTCTTCGACTGGGGCGACGATCGCCCGCCGCGCCGCCCATACCACGAGACGGTGATCTACGAGGCCCATGTCCGCGGCCTGACCGCCACGCATCCTGACGTGCCGAGGGAGCTTCGCGGCACCTACGCGGGAATCGCACACCCCGCCGTGATCCAGCACCTCTCCGATCTGGGCGTGACGGCGCTGGAGCTCATGCCCGTGCACCAGTACGCACAGGACGGAGTGCTGCGCGAGCACGGCCTGTCGAACTACTGGGGGTACAACACCATCGGCTTCTTCGCCCCGCACAGCGCCTACGCCACCGGCTCTCACCCAGGCAGCCAGGTGCAGGAGTTCAAGTCGATGGTGAAGGCCCTGCACCAGGCCGGTATCGAGGTGATCCTGGACGTCGTCTACAACCATACGGCGGAGGGCAATGAGCAAGGCCCGACTCTCTCCTTCAAGGGAATCGACAACAACGCCTACTATCGACTGGTCGACGGAGATCCCGCCCACTACTACGACACGACCGGGACCGGTAACAGCTTGTCCGTCAAGCATCCGGCCGTCCTCCAGCTGATCATGGATTCGCTGCGCTACTGGGTCACCGAGATGCATGTCGACGGCTTCCGCTTCGACCTCGCGGCGAGCCTGGCCCGGCAGTTCCACGAGGTGGACCGGCTCTCCGCGTTCTTCGACCTGGTCCAGCAGGACCCGGTGGTCAGCCAGGTCAAGCTGATCGCCGAGCCGTGGGACCTCGGCGACGGCGGTTACCAGGTCGGCAACTTCCCTCCGCTGTGGACCGAGTGGAACGGGAAGTACCGCGATGCGGTACGGGACTTCTGGCGAGGTGCGGAATCCTCGATGCCGGAGCTCGCCTCGCGGTTCGCCGGGTCCTCGGACCTCTACCAGCACGAGGGAAGACGCCCCCTGGCCAGCATCAACTTCGTCACCGCACATGACGGTTTCACTCTGCGCGACCTGGTCTCGTACAACGAGAAACACAACGAGGCCAACGCCGAGGACGGGCGCGACGGCGAGAGTACGAACCGCTCCTGGAACTGCGGCGCGGAGGGCGACACGGATGATCCGCGGATCCTCGACCTCAGAGCGCGCCAGCAGCGCAATCTCCTTGCCACCCTGTTGCTGTCGCAAGGAGTCCCGATGATCGCCCACGGCGACGAGCTGGGTCGCACGCAAAAGGGCAACAACAACGTCTACTGCCAGGACAACGAACTGGCGTGGATCAACTGGGACCTACGAGAAGAGAACGCTGAACTCTTCGACTTCACCAGGCGCCTGATCGAGTTGCGTCACGCCCACCCCGTGCTGCGGCGCCGGCGTTTCTTCTCCGGCCGCAGCCACGACGATCTGCCCGACATCGCATGGCTGTGCCCGGACGGCCGAGCGATGTGTGATGAGGACTGGGCGCGGGACGATGCGCATGCCCTCGGCGTCTTCCTCAACGGAGCCGCCATCAGCGAGCCGGGCCCGCAGGGCGAGCACGTGACAGACGACTCGTTCCTCGTCCTTCTCAACAGCCATCACGAACCGGTTCGCTTCCGCATGCCCGAGGCCGGCTACGGAGCCGGCTGGCGGGCGGTGGTGGACACTGCCGCTGCCGAGTCCGAGGAGGTAGATCTCCTGGCCGGATCCGAGGTGGAGGTCGAAAGCCGCAGCCTGCTCGTGCTGATCCGTACTCAAGAGCCCACGAGGGCAGGAACCGAGGGCTCTTGA
- a CDS encoding MarR family winged helix-turn-helix transcriptional regulator: MDQAGAVPVAGQGTAALRTEADGGRAEAPSVADAVIDLLRTVRRSKARLMAAASDDVDSATQMVLRTAAIDGPLRASALAAGVQSDLSTVSRQVAALVTRGLMERRADPVDGRASLLVVTEAGRAMIAAHERARLAFFEQVLDGWTVEEQDQFSRLLVRFTAAYDTTHIHWTTSGTRHSARFGNSEEGSTT, encoded by the coding sequence GTGGATCAAGCAGGTGCGGTGCCCGTCGCGGGGCAGGGGACGGCAGCCCTCAGAACCGAGGCGGACGGAGGCCGGGCCGAGGCCCCTTCCGTCGCGGACGCGGTGATCGATCTGCTGCGCACGGTGCGCCGGTCCAAGGCCCGTTTGATGGCCGCGGCCAGCGACGACGTCGACTCGGCGACGCAGATGGTGCTGCGCACCGCGGCGATCGACGGCCCGCTGCGGGCGAGCGCGCTGGCTGCCGGCGTGCAGTCGGATCTGTCGACGGTCAGCCGCCAGGTGGCCGCGCTGGTGACGCGCGGGCTGATGGAGCGCCGGGCCGACCCGGTGGACGGCCGTGCGAGCCTCCTCGTGGTCACGGAGGCCGGCCGGGCGATGATCGCCGCACACGAGCGTGCCCGCCTCGCGTTCTTCGAGCAGGTGCTCGACGGCTGGACGGTTGAGGAACAGGACCAGTTCTCCCGCCTGCTGGTGCGGTTCACCGCGGCCTACGACACCACGCACATCCATTGGACGACCAGCGGGACGCGGCATTCCGCCCGCTTCGGCAACTCGGAAGAAGGCAGTACGACATGA
- a CDS encoding Fpg/Nei family DNA glycosylase encodes MPELPDVEGFRTVLRECGSRRRVSEVRVLDAGVLRGVGEERLRRELEDRRLGDPWRHGKRLFVPVEGSDMTLVCHFGMTGSFRCCSLDEPVAAHDRVVLTLDDAQHLRYTDQRKLQGLQLTDKRGVERILDRLGPDALAVPREEFQDVLAGKRGAVKSALMDQSVIAGLGNLLSDEILWRARINPRLPARELSDTAVRHVHTSMGRVLDTSVRARCVPPRRRWLTGRREDVDPVCPRCGAHLRSGRVAGRRTVWCPVCQS; translated from the coding sequence ATGCCCGAGCTCCCGGACGTCGAAGGATTCCGCACAGTGCTGAGGGAGTGCGGTTCGAGGCGGCGTGTCTCGGAGGTACGGGTTCTGGACGCCGGCGTGCTGCGAGGCGTGGGGGAGGAGCGCCTGAGGAGAGAGCTGGAGGACAGGCGGCTGGGAGACCCGTGGCGTCATGGGAAACGCCTGTTCGTCCCGGTCGAGGGCAGTGACATGACACTTGTCTGCCATTTCGGCATGACGGGGTCGTTCCGCTGCTGTTCTTTGGACGAGCCGGTCGCGGCACACGACCGCGTGGTCCTGACTCTCGACGATGCGCAGCACCTGCGTTATACGGATCAACGCAAGTTGCAGGGACTGCAGTTGACTGACAAGCGCGGTGTCGAACGGATTCTTGACAGGCTGGGCCCCGACGCTCTGGCCGTGCCCAGGGAGGAATTCCAGGATGTACTGGCCGGGAAACGGGGCGCCGTCAAGAGTGCGCTGATGGATCAGTCCGTGATCGCGGGGCTGGGGAACCTGCTGTCCGACGAGATCCTCTGGAGGGCCCGGATCAACCCCCGTCTTCCGGCACGCGAGCTGAGCGACACGGCCGTGCGGCATGTGCACACCTCGATGGGCCGGGTCCTCGACACGTCCGTGCGCGCCCGCTGCGTACCGCCGCGGCGACGCTGGCTCACCGGGCGCAGGGAGGACGTGGATCCGGTGTGCCCGCGGTGCGGTGCGCACCTGCGCTCCGGCCGGGTGGCGGGCCGACGGACGGTGTGGTGTCCGGTGTGCCAGAGCTGA
- a CDS encoding DUF2243 domain-containing protein translates to MATMAGSRRAPKAAPNSLQLPGVILGVGLGGFVDGILLHQLLQWHHMLTSTNHDRIGVKYYNPHTVSGLEMNTLWDGIFHAVCWIAVLLGLATLYSRVTHNRRAVWTSRVLWGWILAGWGLFNLVEGILDHQILGIHHVHGGPYRAWWDTAFLVLGGLLLIGGHLLQRTGRPYDPTSAGGHERAGDHT, encoded by the coding sequence ATGGCCACCATGGCGGGCAGTCGCCGGGCGCCCAAGGCAGCACCGAACAGTCTGCAGCTGCCGGGCGTCATCCTCGGTGTGGGCCTCGGCGGGTTCGTCGACGGCATCCTGCTGCATCAGCTCCTGCAGTGGCACCACATGCTCACCAGCACCAACCACGACCGAATCGGGGTCAAGTACTACAACCCCCACACAGTCTCCGGGCTGGAGATGAACACGCTCTGGGACGGCATCTTCCACGCCGTGTGCTGGATCGCCGTCCTGCTGGGCCTGGCCACCCTGTACTCCAGGGTCACGCACAACCGGCGCGCGGTGTGGACCTCACGCGTCCTGTGGGGTTGGATCCTGGCCGGCTGGGGCCTGTTCAACCTGGTCGAAGGCATTCTCGACCACCAGATCCTGGGCATCCACCACGTCCACGGCGGCCCTTACCGGGCATGGTGGGACACCGCATTCCTCGTCCTCGGCGGCCTGCTGTTGATCGGCGGCCACCTCCTCCAGCGCACTGGCCGCCCCTACGACCCGACCAGCGCAGGCGGCCACGAGCGGGCCGGTGACCACACCTGA
- a CDS encoding SDR family oxidoreductase, whose translation MNDQHNVDPTEKHPQPDFPEQGQSHPGWTGPMDPPPDHGEESYRGSGLLSDRATVVTGGDSGIGRAVALAYAREGADVLFTYLEPEKEDAEQTARLVQDAGRRAIAVPCDIREEDECRALIDRAVDEFGRIDVLVNNAAFQMSQPDGIGAITTEQFDRVLKTNLYGMFWLSKYAVPHIPRGGSIINTTSVQAYKPSPHLLDYATTKGGIVTFTQGLAQMLASDGIRVNAVAPGPVWTPLIPATLPGTNEFGKQAPLGRPAQPAEIAPSYVFLASEHASFLTAEIVNATGGTPLP comes from the coding sequence ATGAACGACCAGCACAACGTCGATCCAACCGAGAAGCACCCCCAGCCCGACTTTCCGGAGCAGGGCCAGAGCCACCCCGGCTGGACGGGACCGATGGACCCGCCGCCCGACCACGGCGAGGAGTCCTACCGCGGCAGCGGTCTGCTCAGCGACCGGGCGACCGTCGTGACCGGCGGCGATTCCGGGATCGGCAGGGCCGTGGCGCTCGCCTACGCCCGGGAGGGCGCCGACGTGCTGTTCACCTATCTGGAGCCGGAGAAGGAGGACGCCGAGCAAACCGCCCGCCTCGTCCAGGACGCCGGTCGCCGGGCCATAGCCGTTCCCTGCGACATTCGTGAGGAGGACGAGTGCCGAGCGTTGATCGACCGGGCGGTGGACGAGTTCGGACGAATCGACGTCCTCGTCAACAACGCGGCATTTCAGATGTCCCAGCCGGACGGGATCGGTGCGATCACGACCGAGCAGTTCGACCGGGTCCTCAAGACCAACCTGTATGGCATGTTCTGGCTCAGCAAGTACGCCGTGCCACACATCCCGCGGGGCGGGTCCATCATCAACACCACGTCCGTGCAGGCCTACAAGCCCAGCCCGCACTTGCTGGACTACGCCACGACCAAGGGCGGCATCGTCACGTTCACCCAGGGACTCGCCCAGATGCTGGCCTCGGACGGCATCCGGGTCAACGCCGTGGCGCCGGGCCCGGTCTGGACGCCTCTCATCCCGGCGACGCTGCCGGGCACCAACGAGTTCGGCAAGCAGGCCCCTCTGGGACGGCCGGCCCAGCCCGCGGAGATCGCGCCCTCCTACGTGTTCCTCGCCTCCGAGCACGCCAGCTTCCTGACGGCGGAGATCGTCAACGCAACTGGCGGCACCCCGCTGCCCTGA
- a CDS encoding PP2C family protein-serine/threonine phosphatase, giving the protein MADDRIGLAAVLAAAEEAAPVASLDVVAQNLRERFGARCASFLFIDVAGRQLVRVSEGTSSREGHRAEQVPLAGTVYEQVLGGQQPISGPDSGPGRRVLAPVTNRGDAIGILEVFLPRVTREALEQVEEAAHTLAYILVTDRRFTDLYHWGERTTSVSLAAEIQRQLLPSASSCEANQFAIAGALVPATDIAGDSYDYSLDPDTLHLSITDAMGHDVDAALMASVLVNASRGARRSVVALVEQARQMHQAMLDHGRGSFATGLLARIALDGSGAQLVNAGHAWPLRLRDGAVHEVALDVDLPFGVLAPSHHVQDLDLRPGDRLVLYTDGMQDGRARTVGLPALIRDTAAEHPRDVARILTTTVADASGGRLADDATVLCLDWYGDVRGERRAKSWTDA; this is encoded by the coding sequence GTGGCTGACGATCGAATCGGGCTCGCCGCGGTGCTGGCCGCCGCGGAGGAGGCCGCGCCTGTCGCCTCACTCGACGTGGTGGCGCAGAACCTGCGCGAGCGGTTCGGCGCACGATGCGCGTCCTTCCTGTTCATCGATGTCGCCGGCCGGCAACTGGTACGTGTCTCGGAAGGAACGTCCTCGCGGGAAGGCCACCGGGCGGAACAGGTCCCACTGGCCGGCACTGTCTACGAACAGGTACTCGGCGGCCAGCAGCCGATATCGGGCCCGGACAGCGGGCCCGGGCGGCGCGTGCTTGCACCCGTTACGAACCGTGGCGACGCGATCGGGATCCTGGAAGTGTTCCTGCCCCGCGTCACGCGGGAGGCACTGGAGCAGGTCGAGGAGGCCGCGCACACGCTCGCGTACATCCTCGTCACCGACCGTCGATTCACCGACCTGTACCACTGGGGAGAGCGCACTACCTCGGTGAGTCTCGCCGCCGAGATACAGCGCCAGCTACTTCCCTCGGCCTCTTCTTGCGAGGCGAACCAGTTCGCGATCGCCGGCGCACTGGTGCCTGCTACCGATATCGCCGGGGACTCATACGACTACTCCCTCGACCCGGACACCCTGCACCTGTCGATCACGGACGCCATGGGGCATGACGTCGATGCCGCTCTGATGGCCAGCGTGCTGGTCAACGCCTCGCGCGGTGCCCGTCGCTCTGTGGTCGCCCTGGTGGAACAGGCCCGCCAGATGCATCAGGCCATGCTCGACCACGGCCGCGGCTCCTTCGCCACCGGGCTGCTGGCCCGCATCGCTCTCGACGGCAGTGGGGCGCAACTTGTCAATGCAGGCCACGCGTGGCCGTTGCGTTTGCGCGACGGAGCCGTCCACGAGGTCGCGTTGGACGTCGATCTGCCGTTCGGGGTCCTGGCTCCTTCCCACCACGTCCAAGACCTCGATTTGCGCCCCGGTGACCGGCTTGTCCTCTACACCGACGGCATGCAGGACGGTAGGGCGCGCACCGTAGGGCTGCCCGCCCTGATCCGCGACACTGCCGCCGAGCACCCTCGCGACGTCGCACGCATCCTGACGACCACGGTCGCGGACGCTTCGGGCGGACGCCTGGCGGACGACGCGACCGTGCTGTGCCTGGACTGGTACGGCGATGTGCGCGGCGAGCGCCGGGCGAAGAGTTGGACCGACGCCTAA
- a CDS encoding plasmid stabilization protein gives MRSPGASSGSSRTVPSATSRRSRSASRTSTRDAKSASQRGGERSHRGPVSPTRDQLYEEAKRKNVEGRSSMNKEELRKAVGR, from the coding sequence GTGCGGTCGCCGGGCGCATCGTCGGGATCGTCACGGACGGTTCCCTCCGCCACGTCGAGGCGATCCAGGTCCGCGAGCCGAACGTCCACACGTGATGCCAAGTCGGCCTCCCAGCGCGGTGGTGAGCGTTCGCATCGGGGGCCGGTCAGTCCCACCCGCGATCAGCTCTATGAAGAGGCGAAGAGGAAGAACGTAGAGGGCCGTTCCTCGATGAACAAGGAAGAACTGCGCAAGGCGGTGGGGCGCTGA
- a CDS encoding MDR family MFS transporter, with product MSATATRPTGTPPDGVLTHRQVLTILSGLVLGMFLAALDQTIVSTAIKTIGNDLDNLSAQAWVTTAFLITSTIAAPLFGKLSDIYGRKRLFMLAILIFVVGSALCGLSQSMYELAGFRAFQGIGAGGIMPLALAVIGDIIPPRERARYQGYMMAVFASASVLGPVLGGLFSGTDSFLGAAGWRWIFYINVPIAIFALIVIAKVLHLDHVRRERRIDWWGSILLVVGLVPLLVVAEQGQGWGWASAGSFACYLIGAAGLALFVRVQHRMGNDALLPLRLFRSSTFSVASAQVTIIGMAMFGGLSVIPLYLQIVKGASPTKSGLLLLPLVAGLMLASLGAGQLIARTGRYKIFPVIGSVLMVVGMGLLIMIGADTPLWQTDIYMAVFGIGLGLNMQSLVLAMQNAVPAEDMGVASAASAFFRSIGGTLGTAIFLSVLFSLAGTKITSAYTKAGSDPAFAAAAKAHPDQLTSLHQNLGAGLNDTSFLNGLAKPLSHPFFAGFSGAGDVVFAIVAVLLLAAVVLSTRLKEVPLRLISGNQARREAEVAVPGEGQATAGPAPEAADGSRTPALVDDDPLTGSADERV from the coding sequence ATGAGCGCCACCGCAACCCGTCCGACGGGCACGCCCCCGGACGGGGTGCTCACCCACCGGCAGGTCCTCACGATCCTGTCCGGGCTCGTCCTCGGCATGTTCCTCGCGGCGCTGGACCAGACGATCGTTTCGACCGCGATCAAGACGATAGGCAACGACCTCGACAACCTGTCGGCGCAGGCGTGGGTCACTACCGCGTTCCTGATCACCTCGACCATCGCCGCGCCGCTGTTCGGCAAGCTGTCGGACATCTACGGCCGCAAGCGGCTGTTCATGCTCGCGATCCTCATCTTCGTGGTCGGTTCGGCGCTGTGCGGTCTGTCCCAGTCGATGTACGAACTGGCCGGGTTCCGCGCGTTCCAGGGCATAGGCGCCGGCGGCATCATGCCGCTCGCCCTTGCGGTCATCGGCGACATCATCCCGCCCCGTGAGCGCGCCCGTTACCAGGGCTACATGATGGCCGTCTTCGCCAGCGCGTCCGTCCTCGGACCGGTGCTGGGCGGTCTGTTCTCCGGCACGGACAGCTTCCTGGGCGCCGCGGGCTGGCGCTGGATCTTCTACATCAACGTCCCCATCGCGATCTTCGCGCTGATCGTCATCGCCAAGGTGCTCCACCTCGACCACGTCCGCCGCGAGCGGCGTATCGACTGGTGGGGATCGATCCTGCTGGTCGTCGGACTGGTGCCTCTCCTCGTCGTCGCCGAGCAGGGGCAGGGCTGGGGATGGGCCTCGGCCGGTTCGTTCGCCTGCTACCTGATCGGTGCGGCCGGCCTCGCCCTGTTCGTCCGGGTCCAGCACCGCATGGGGAACGACGCGCTTCTCCCGCTGCGGCTGTTCCGCAGCAGTACCTTCTCGGTCGCCTCCGCGCAGGTCACGATCATCGGTATGGCGATGTTCGGCGGCCTGTCGGTGATCCCGCTGTACCTGCAGATCGTCAAGGGTGCCTCACCGACGAAGTCCGGTCTGCTGCTGCTCCCGCTCGTCGCGGGGCTGATGCTCGCCTCCCTCGGCGCTGGTCAGCTGATCGCCCGCACAGGCCGCTACAAGATCTTCCCGGTGATCGGGTCGGTCCTCATGGTCGTCGGCATGGGCCTGCTGATCATGATCGGTGCGGACACGCCCCTGTGGCAGACCGACATCTACATGGCGGTCTTCGGTATCGGCCTCGGGCTCAACATGCAGAGCCTCGTGCTGGCGATGCAGAACGCCGTGCCCGCCGAAGACATGGGCGTCGCCTCCGCCGCATCGGCGTTCTTCCGCTCCATCGGCGGCACCCTGGGTACCGCGATCTTCCTGTCCGTCCTGTTCTCACTGGCCGGGACCAAGATCACTAGCGCGTACACGAAGGCCGGGAGTGATCCCGCCTTCGCCGCGGCGGCCAAGGCCCACCCCGATCAGCTCACCTCCCTGCACCAGAACCTGGGCGCCGGGCTGAATGACACGTCGTTCCTGAACGGTCTGGCCAAGCCGCTCAGCCATCCGTTCTTCGCAGGTTTCTCCGGCGCGGGCGACGTGGTGTTCGCGATCGTCGCGGTCCTGCTGCTGGCTGCCGTCGTGCTCTCGACGCGCCTCAAGGAGGTTCCGCTGCGCCTCATCTCGGGCAACCAGGCCCGCCGCGAGGCGGAAGTCGCCGTCCCGGGCGAGGGCCAGGCCACGGCCGGTCCGGCACCGGAGGCCGCCGACGGGTCCCGTACACCCGCCCTGGTCGATGACGACCCCCTGACGGGTTCCGCGGACGAAAGGGTCTGA
- a CDS encoding VOC family protein → MHGVDLDLQKQLARAQPPGLTGSLCAERIAPAWQGLIVPPPGYRRSPLAVTFLGRLPLAYARAQINALIVDAPAPERLGASWSVLLDRPVVDRTGPYAWLQRRNGTGLGFPQTAQPKPGKNRMHFDISSSDHRTVMRANCGLTRAQSHAHAQGCR, encoded by the coding sequence ATGCACGGTGTGGACCTCGACCTGCAGAAGCAACTTGCAAGAGCACAGCCGCCCGGGCTGACAGGCTCACTCTGTGCAGAGCGGATCGCCCCGGCCTGGCAGGGGCTGATCGTCCCTCCGCCCGGCTACCGGCGATCCCCACTGGCGGTGACTTTTTTGGGAAGATTACCTCTGGCATATGCCCGGGCGCAGATCAACGCCCTCATCGTCGACGCCCCCGCCCCCGAGCGTCTTGGCGCCTCCTGGTCCGTCCTGCTCGACAGACCTGTCGTGGACCGTACGGGCCCGTACGCCTGGCTGCAGCGGCGGAACGGGACAGGCCTGGGCTTTCCGCAGACTGCACAGCCGAAACCCGGCAAGAACCGGATGCACTTCGACATCTCCTCATCCGACCACAGAACCGTAATGAGAGCGAACTGCGGGCTCACAAGGGCTCAGTCCCACGCACATGCTCAAGGCTGCCGGTAA
- a CDS encoding aminotransferase class I/II-fold pyridoxal phosphate-dependent enzyme codes for MDHSRAPVLEALQTYHATAQTPFTPPGHKQGRGADPRVRDVLGDAVFRSDVLAISGLDDRSSSGRVLERAQALMADAVGAEHTFFSTCGSSLSVKAAMLAVAGPHERLLVGRDVHKSVVSGLVLAGIQPIWIDPQWDAERHLAHPPTAASFRAAFEEYPDARGALVTTPTPYGTCADLAAIAEVCHERSRPLIVDEAWGAHLPFHPRLPTWAMDAGADVCVTSVHKMGSGLEQGSVFHLQGALIAPEVLRSRADLLGTTSPSVLVYAALDGWRRQMVEHGRALYDEALTRAESVRKAIASIDGMHVHGRQDFCGPGLSNDLDPLQIVIDISELATTGYRITDWVREHHGVNLHTADHRRINAQLTHADDRRSEEVLLAALRDVSAHADGLRDSAEIAVPDPAGLRLEQVMLPRDAYFGPVEDVPWQRAAGRIGAEVLTPYPPGIPAALPGERLSTAVVEYLRSGVEAGMVVPDAADSDVKTIRVVRGE; via the coding sequence ATGGACCACTCACGTGCTCCGGTGCTGGAGGCGCTCCAGACCTACCATGCGACCGCACAGACCCCGTTCACCCCGCCGGGGCACAAGCAGGGAAGAGGGGCCGACCCCCGGGTCCGTGACGTGCTCGGCGACGCGGTCTTCCGTTCGGACGTGCTGGCCATCAGCGGCCTCGACGACCGTTCGTCCTCTGGCCGCGTGCTGGAGCGGGCGCAGGCCTTGATGGCCGACGCCGTGGGGGCAGAACACACATTCTTCTCGACGTGCGGCAGCTCGCTGTCGGTAAAAGCCGCGATGCTCGCCGTCGCGGGGCCTCACGAAAGGCTCCTCGTCGGGCGGGACGTGCACAAATCCGTCGTCTCCGGGCTCGTGCTCGCGGGGATCCAGCCGATCTGGATCGACCCCCAATGGGACGCCGAACGGCACCTCGCCCATCCTCCGACGGCCGCCTCGTTCCGAGCAGCATTCGAGGAGTACCCGGACGCGAGGGGCGCCCTGGTCACGACACCGACTCCGTACGGCACATGCGCCGACCTCGCGGCGATCGCGGAGGTCTGCCACGAGCGGTCCCGGCCGCTCATCGTCGACGAGGCGTGGGGCGCCCATCTCCCTTTCCACCCGCGGCTGCCCACCTGGGCGATGGATGCCGGGGCGGACGTCTGCGTCACTTCCGTCCACAAGATGGGCTCCGGGCTCGAACAAGGCTCGGTCTTCCATCTCCAGGGCGCCCTGATCGCACCGGAAGTGCTACGAAGCCGGGCCGACCTGCTCGGTACGACAAGCCCTTCCGTGCTCGTCTACGCCGCCCTCGACGGCTGGCGCCGTCAAATGGTGGAGCACGGCAGGGCGCTCTACGACGAGGCCCTCACGCGCGCGGAGTCCGTACGCAAGGCGATCGCCTCGATCGACGGCATGCACGTGCACGGCAGGCAGGACTTCTGCGGTCCCGGTCTCTCGAACGATCTGGACCCTCTGCAGATCGTGATCGACATTTCCGAGCTCGCCACGACCGGCTACCGCATCACCGACTGGGTCCGCGAGCACCACGGGGTCAACCTCCACACGGCCGACCACCGCCGTATCAACGCGCAGCTGACCCACGCGGACGACCGGAGGAGCGAGGAAGTGCTGCTGGCGGCACTCCGGGACGTGTCCGCGCACGCGGACGGGCTGCGCGACTCCGCCGAGATCGCGGTGCCCGACCCCGCGGGCCTGCGACTGGAGCAGGTCATGCTTCCGAGGGACGCCTACTTCGGTCCGGTAGAGGACGTGCCGTGGCAGCGGGCCGCCGGCCGGATCGGCGCCGAGGTGCTGACGCCCTACCCGCCCGGCATTCCCGCCGCACTGCCCGGAGAGCGCCTCAGTACCGCGGTGGTGGAGTACCTCCGCAGCGGGGTCGAGGCCGGCATGGTCGTGCCGGATGCCGCCGACAGTGACGTGAAGACGATCCGGGTCGTGCGCGGGGAGTGA